AGTCCAGCCCTTCGATCAGCTGCTTGTCGCCCATGTGTTTTGACAGGCCCTCGACCTCGATCACCTTGCCACCAAGGCGCTGGCCGTTGGGGATGACGATCTGGGCGCGGGTCAGCTTTTCGCGCTCGGACTGCTCGGCCAGTTCGTTATAGGCGTTGATCCGGGCCTTGGATTTGGCCTGACGTGCCTTTTGACCCTGACGCATCCATTCCAGTTCGCGCTGCAGGGTTTTCTGCTTGGACTTGTCCTCACGCGCTTCCTGCTCCAGCCGTTTGGCCTTTTGTTCCAGCCACGCGGAATAGTTGCCCTCGTAGGGAATACCGCGGCCGCGGTCGAGTTCGAGGATCCAGCCTGTGATGTCATCCAGGAAATAACGGTCGTGAGTGACGATCAGAATGGTGCCTTTGTAGTCGATCAGGTGCTGTTGCAGCCACGCGATGGTCTCGGCGTCCAGGTGGTTGGTCGGTTCGTCGAGCAGCAGCATGTCGGGCGCTTCCAGCAGCAGCTTGCAAAGCGCCACACGGCGTTTCTCACCGCCCGAAAGGTTGGCGATGTTGGCATCGTCTGGCGGGCAGCGCAGCGCTTCCATCGAGACATCGATCTGACTGTCGAGGTCCCACAGGTTTTCCGCGTCGATCGCATCCTGCAGGGTAGTCATTTCCTCCATCAACTCGTCCGAGTAGTTCTCGGCGATCTCCATGGCAATCTCGTTGAACCGGTCGACCTTGGCCTTTTTCGCGGCCACGCCCAGCATGACGTTCTCGCGGACGGTCAGCGATTCATCCAACTGAGGTTCCTGCGGCAGATAGCCGACCTTGGCGCCCTCGGCCGCCCATGCCTCACCGGTGAAGTCCGTGTCGAGGCCCGCCATGATCTTCATCAGCGTCGATTTACCTGCGCCGTTGACGCCGACGACACCGATTTTCACGCCGGGCAGAAAGCTGAGGTGGATGTTTTCAAAGCACTTTTTGCCACCGGGATAGGTCTTGGAGACACCCTGCATGTGGTAGACATATTGATAGGCGGCCATGTCGCGTCCTCTGGGTCGGGGAAATCAAGTTGGAACGCTGGATATCCGAGGCGAGCGGGCGGGGCAAGCTGCTGGTATTGTGAATTTTCTGTGGTCGTTTGATCCGGTAGAACCAACACGACAAGGAGTGGTGGGGTTTTGGCAGAACTTGCGGAACTGATTGCCGGTTGGGCGCAACCGGGCCGGGTGACATGGATCGGTTTACGTCCCGGCCGCAGAGCGGAAATGGATGGGCGCAACGAGGTTTGGGTATCAGCCGATGGGCTGGACGGCGACCGCAGCCGGGCGGGCAAGCGGGCGGTGACTTTGATCCAGCAGGAACATCTGGCGGCGATTGGCTCTTATCTGGGGCAAGGATCGGTTAAGCCTGAGATCCTGCGGCGCAATCTGGTGGTTTCGGGAATCAATCTGGCGGCGCTAAAGGGGCGGGAGGTGCAGGTCGGGGAGGCCGTTTTGCGCTTTACCGTGATCTGCGCTCCGTGCAGTCGGATGGAGGAGGCGTTGGGCAAAGGCGGCTATTCTGCTGTGCGGGGGCATGGGGGATGGTGTGCCGAAGTAGTGCAACCGGGGCAAGTCAGGCTTGGCGATGTGGTGCAGCCGATTGATTGACAACA
The Ruegeria sp. SCSIO 43209 genome window above contains:
- the ettA gene encoding energy-dependent translational throttle protein EttA: MAAYQYVYHMQGVSKTYPGGKKCFENIHLSFLPGVKIGVVGVNGAGKSTLMKIMAGLDTDFTGEAWAAEGAKVGYLPQEPQLDESLTVRENVMLGVAAKKAKVDRFNEIAMEIAENYSDELMEEMTTLQDAIDAENLWDLDSQIDVSMEALRCPPDDANIANLSGGEKRRVALCKLLLEAPDMLLLDEPTNHLDAETIAWLQQHLIDYKGTILIVTHDRYFLDDITGWILELDRGRGIPYEGNYSAWLEQKAKRLEQEAREDKSKQKTLQRELEWMRQGQKARQAKSKARINAYNELAEQSEREKLTRAQIVIPNGQRLGGKVIEVEGLSKHMGDKQLIEGLDFALPPGGIVGVIGPNGAGKSTLFKMLTGQEQPDSGTITLGDTVELSYVDQSRDDLADNDTVWEAITGGAEIIQLGDAQVNSRAYCSSFNFKGGDQQKKVSLLSGGERNRVHMARLLKEGGNVLLLDEPTNDLDVETLRALEDALVDFAGCAVVISHDRFFLDRICTHILAFEGDAHVEWFEGNFEDYEEDKKRRLGPDALEPKRLKHKKFAR
- a CDS encoding MOSC domain-containing protein, with translation MAELAELIAGWAQPGRVTWIGLRPGRRAEMDGRNEVWVSADGLDGDRSRAGKRAVTLIQQEHLAAIGSYLGQGSVKPEILRRNLVVSGINLAALKGREVQVGEAVLRFTVICAPCSRMEEALGKGGYSAVRGHGGWCAEVVQPGQVRLGDVVQPID